The Penicillium psychrofluorescens genome assembly, chromosome: 2 nucleotide sequence GATATGCGATGAGGGCTATCCTATATTTCCAGAAATGGAAAGTCAAGAATGGAAGAACTGATCCGGCCTGGCGCTGGTGATTTCTTTTTTAGGGTTTTTCTAACACGGGACTGTCCTCTGCATTATATAGTCCCCGTGGCTGCGAGACGGACAGGACAGGCAGCATCAGCcgccgcagcaacaacaacaaccatTGCGAACGGAACTGTCATCGCTGGCACTGGGTGCATGATGGGACAGATTCACTCGGTCGGATGAGGGACCCGATCCTGGTGCGCGCATATCTCACATGTACATCAGGCGATCAGTTTGCCGTTTGGCGAATGGCTAAAGCTCCGGATGGTTTGGAGCGACCAGGGCCCGGCAGTCCCCTTGCCGACACGAGGCGCGGCGCCGAGGATATAGAAATGAAATGGAATGGTGACATGAACCTTGCATTTCCACATCGAGATATTAGGTCATGTCAGGAGCTgaacagcaagaaaaaaCACATGGGCTGAGCCGGCCCGAAtggcaatgccatcgacGAAAATAcaagatgacgatgaaacAAGATGCAAACAGGGTCCATCCAGATTGCAATTGGCATTCTGTCGTGGCAGGGCAGATCTTCTAAGTATAGTTcggttggtgtggttggGTAGTTCCTCACGCACAGACACCCAGTCAGCCCCACGACGATGTCGATCGCTGATCCTTCCCTGGTGTTAGCGTGCTCGAGGGACTCCACTACGCAGATCGTTATTAGTTGAACTCCTTACCGGGCCCTGACTATCTATGCATTGGTTTGTTTACTTTGGACCAAGGGATATACTCCGAGAAAGAGAGCCCAAGAAAAACACGCCCGGAATCGCTCAGTGATCGAGTATCTGAAGGAATACAATACACAATCGCGCAATGCAGAAAGAGTCTCTCGTAGTAGAAATACAGGGGCCAGTCCGTAGACACAGCCAAGGAATAATGAACATGCAAAGCTATCAAAACGAAGTCGCCAATGGATCCATCCTAAGTCCAGGTCGGGACATCGCAACACACCAACACTGGAGGAACGACATAAAATTCATCCTTACATCACAGCCAGCGCACCGATAGCAGCAGCCAGCATCCCGCCCGAGACGCGGTTCGCCACGCCGGCGTTGGTGTTCGGCATGGAGGACTGCGAGGGCGTCATAGAGGCTGTCTTGGAGGTCGACGACTTGGTGGAGACGTGAGACGAGCTGGTGGTAGCCGTGCTCATGGTAGTCTGGCTGGTCTGGCTCATCTGGCTCATCTGAGTGGTCTGAGTGGTCTGGGTGGTCTGAGTTGTGGCGCTAGTGGACGCAgccgaggacgacgaggtcgaagtcatgctggcgctggtgctgGTAGGCGtggacgagctcgaggcAGGCGTGCTAGAAGCCGCGCCCGTCGCACCGGCGACGGTGAACTGGGGCAGGAAGTTGTAGTCGTTCTCATCGGCGTCATCGACGATCTCGATGGTGTACGCCTGCCCGGCGACCAGGTCCGCGGGCACGCTCCAGCTGTAGGTTCCCGAGTTGGGGATCTTGGCTGGAGGTCACAGATACAGTTAGTTTTTGGCGTTCTGATTCCACATGGTGGTGCTTACAggcaatggccatgccgGCCTCTGCGGTCGTCACCCCACCGgcctgctgcagaagcagcGACACGGTGCCGGGAGTGTCGGCTTTCCAGGTCAGGGTGGTGGTCTGGCCCGCTGTGAAGGTGTAGCCACCGGCCGGGTTGTTGAAGGAGTTCTCGGAGCTCTGGGCCGTCGCGAGGACAGCGAAGAGGGCCGTGGCGAAAGAGATAACAGCGCGCATGGTGGTATCGATGCGGATGTATGGGGAGTATGGGTATGGGAGGTATATAGAAAATGAGAGCGGGAACGATGATGGAAAAGTTTGTCGAGATAAAGTAAGTCtgcggatgatgaaggtaaaagagagaaaggcaGACGGCGCAAAAGAAAGAGCGAAGACTAAAGAAGTAGAACAAAAACGGAAGGGGCGAAGAAGCACAGCCGGGGTGGCTTTCCCTCTAATCAAAATACCCGAGCTAGTTAGGTCAATCCCTAACTAGCGCATTGGTCCATGGCTCGTGGGCCGCGTGGGATCCCCACGAGAATGATGGCTATTGGTGGACTTGGAGGTTGCCTGAGTCGGCAGCAATTGCCAGGAACTAACTACCGGAGGCTTAACTGCGAGACATGATCTACGGGAAGGATCAATATTGCAAACCGATCCAGGGACGACTGCGACAAAATGCGGGGAGATCGGAGGACGAGCGCAGTAGAGAGAATCATAATAATGTACAAATCAtggattggaggaggccGAACTCGAGAGGTACTTCTTCTAGGTCTTGCTCGGAGTCTCCGGGTCAGCCTCCAACAATCCACCTTGGCCCAGCTGCATGATCACCTCCATGACCCGCCGgttctcgtcttctttctgccGCTCCAACAGCTACAAACAAAGAGTCAGCATCATGTGAGGGCGCGGATTAAACATTCAATAATAAACTCACAGCCTGAAATAGCCCCTTGCGCCCCTTGGTCTCGGCCGTCGccttggtcttgccgccGCGCTCTGCCACCTCATGCGAGAACTTGCACTGGTCTCCTCGGTTACAGCGCCCATGTCGAGCAAAATACCGACACACCGTGGGTTTCTTGTTGGCGTCCCGCGATGGCGGGGGCACGCGCTCGGGTCCCTGGCGCCGTGCGCTTACCTCCTCTGGCGCGGAATCTGACTCCGAGTCGGATGAATTACTAGAGCCGCTGGAGGACGTCCAgtcatcgccgtcatcatcggacAGTCCGGACAGGTCATGGGGCTCTGGAGCAGCGTCGTGGGCATCGGCCGGCGATCCCACATGATGCTCCTCCGGCACGGCCGCCTCTGGGTTCGTGCCCGTCTCCGTCGCCTTCGTTAGAGCTTCCACCCGACGACGCGCCGCTTCGGCCTCCGCCTCAGCCTTGGCGAACCGTTTCTGCTCCCGATCGAGGTTGCGCCGCAACTTCTCCGCCTTCTGCTGCGCCCGCATCGCCTCATCGACCGGGTCTGTCCCAGGCTTGTTTTTCTGTCGAGCAGCTTCCCGCGCCGCCTCCCGGGCAGCCTCCCGGGTCGATttggcctcgtcggcggcctttttcttttcctcgacTCGCGCCTGAGTGGGGAACTTCTTCCTGCGCTCCGTGATCCAGGCCGCAATGTCCGTCGCCGACTGCAATGTAGACTTGCGCCCTTTGTAGGTAAATTGCAGCGGGGCCGCATCGGGGGCAGCCAGCTTCGATTCTTCGTCcacgtcgtcctcctcgctggaTTCGTGCTCGTCGGTCTTCGGAGTCAGCCCTAGCTGGTTGTGTTTGCGCTTTCGCTTCTTCGGTGGTTTGCGTGAAGCGTCGACCGCTGCGGGCGGCTTCGAGGGTAGGGGATTGCCAAAGCTGGGCACAGGAGGCGGCGCTGGAATTCGCGATGCGGTCCATTGGGGTTTGGCAAATGCTGCCGAGTGGTCGCGCttgtggtgatggtgaggCTGATGCTTTCTGTCACTGGCGCCATGTGGGTGTGCCGGCCACCCTTGTTGTGTATGCATAGAACCATTCTGCATGTCAACCCCCCACTGCATAGGGTTAGTTGATGTCAGGCCACCATTTGAATACCCAGGTGCTGGCTGGTGTGGATATGATGCCGTCTGTTGTGAATGAGCGGGGGTGTTGTAAACATGGTAAGGATGTTGCGAGGAAGACTGGGGAGGTGCGCCGGGTGCGTACGCAGACGGGTTCTGAGGAAGTTGGTAGCTCGGGGACTGCGACTGAGGATATGGCATGTAGAGCGTCGGCTGCGGTTGGGGAGGATACCCGTAGTTCACCGGCGAATGATTGTTGAATCCTGCTGTATTCGCAGGATAGGCTGGAGGCCGACTCCCATCGTGCCCACCACGGCCTCTTCTGTTTCCCTGTCCTCTGCcacggcctcctcgagccccgccgccgcgaggCGCCCAGTGACCCAGCTGTTGCCCATGAGACGCCGAGTTGTATGGTGGGCGCTGAGCTGCGACCGTCGTCGGAGGCGGCGGgggtggcggaggagggaacgAGAAGCCCTGGGAGCTCATCGTGGTGCTTTGAGATCCAGAAATTATTGAGCCGATCGACGAGTTGATCCGATCCGCGGGGTCACGTGCACTGGAGCTGTCAGTCCATGGCCGGGCAGGGTTTTTGGTTCGGCACGAATCAAGCAGCAACAATACAATAATGCGCTTCCAGCCGTGAGATATGGAGATGACAGTTCCATTCGCTACCTAACCCTACACCATGTTCATTCTTGTAGGTTTGGTCCCCCGCTCCTCAGCCTGGAATATCCGAACTGACGGACCGCGACCAAGACGACTCTTGCCGATCTGATCCAGATCGCGCCCGAAGACTTCTCCAAGTTCAGTGCCGTGGCAATTGAAGATAATATCAACGAGAAGTACGCCAACAAGGTCATTCAAAAGGTTGGCCTGTGTATTAGTTTCTACGACCTGTTGGAGTCTTCGGATGGCTTGATCGGCCATGGCACCGGTCTGGTCAATGTGAATGGTAAGTTCTTTTTTGTGTTCATGATGATTTAAGCAAGATCGTCCTAACGCTTGCCAGTGAAATTCCGAATGATTGTCTTCCGGCCTTTCAGAGGCGAGATCATGCTGGGGAAGATCGCCGGTGCGACAGATCGTGGCATCAAAAGTGCGAACCCTCGCAGACATGTGGCTGAGATTGACACTAACCACCAGACAGTTGGCGTGGAATTCTTCAACGACATCATCGTTCCCCCGGAGCTTTTGTTAGACGGTACTCGATTGTGTGTGgtcctttcttttcttgtatGGTCAACCTACTCACCCGTGGCAGCGACTATGCGGACCAGGTCTGGATCTGGCGAAACGACGACGGCACCGATTTCTACTTTGATGTGGGTGAGGTGGTCCGGTTCCGCGTCGAGAGCGAGGAGTGGAATGACCAGATCCCCAATGCGCCTGATCTGGATGGCAGCGCGCCCATGGAGAGGAAGCCCGCGTATTCCATTCGGGTgagtctttttttttcgctgGTGATGATCCGTAGTTCAAGCTGACTGTTCATTTCCAGGGCTCGATGCAGATGGCTGGGTTGGGACCTACCTCGTGGTGGTGATTGTAGAAGCCTTAAAATTCATAGTCCGATCAGATACCCCTGCAATCAAATCAACATGAACGAATATTTCTATACAGCAGGAGTCGAAAGCAGATTCCCCCATGAACCATCAAGAATTGCTTCCTGAATCATATATTGACACACCTTACTCTATTATCCGACATTCAATACGATACAACTCAACAGGGATGGTCGATAGAGTACCCAAACCACATTTCAAGATAGAGCGACCAAAACAATTCCCGAGTTTAGAAGTAGTGAAAGATGTAGTTCATTGGTAGATAGTCTTCCTCTCCGGGCCCATCGCATCCATCACCCCATTACTCCGAATACGCCGGTCGCTCGGAGTATCCAGCATCTCTCCGACACTAACTCGGCTGGCGCCGGTATCTTTTCCCTAGTGGGGCTTAGGACGATCCGACCACCGAGTATAGTGAAACGTTGCGACAAAGTTTTTGCCTGATTGATAATAAGAACTGGCTTGTTCTAGGAGATTTTTTCCTCGCCAGGGATTCTTACTCGGTAATTGTGTGACATCCATCGCTTACCAATCCCACGCCATCGCAAGGGCGGCTGATCTCATCGCGGTTCTTTATCGATAAATACTCcgtcatcctcttcaactTCCCCCCCCCGCCATTCTTTTCCTTCAACAACAGAAACACAATGACTGGATCTATGGAGAATGGGAACGGCGTGACACAGCCTCGGTTTGGCACGCTGGCTGTTCATGCTGGTGCGCCTCACGACCCGGTCACTGGAGCTGTCATTGCGCCTGTGAGCTTTCGCCGCAAACTAGCTTCGTCAGGACAGAGCTAATTACCTTCACCCTGCTAGATCTCCCTCTCGACCACCTACGAACAGACTAGTGTCGGCAATCCTGTCGGTCTGTACGAGTACACTCGCAGCTCCAACCCCAACCGGTTAGTGATCCGAgtcccaaaaaaaaaataaccAGACATTGACATTATGACCTAGTGACAACTTCGAGCAGGCAGTGGCCGCTCTCGAACACGCCAAATATGCcctggccttctcctctggCTCCGCCACCACAGCTACCATCCTCCAATCTCTAGCCGCAGGCTCCCACGTCGTCTCCGTGTCTGATGTGTATGGTGGCACACACCGATATTTCACCAAGGTTGCCGCCGCACACGGCGTCCACGTTACTTTCTCACCATGCATCGAGCTGCACGTCGAGGATCTGATCCGGCCGAATGACACCAAGCTCATCTGGATTGAGACCCCCTCGAACCCGACGCTGGGCCTGGTGGATATCAAGGCCgtggcggagatggcgcaTCGTCATGGAATTCTGGTGGTCGTGGACAACACATTCATGAGCCCATATGTGCAGAACCCGCTCGATCACGGTGCGGATATTGTGATCCATTCCGTGACCAAGTATATCAATGGCCACTCGGTGAGTGATTGGTCCCTTGCATGAGTGAATAAGAAATCATAGTAGCTGACTATTCGTTGCAGGATGTCTTGATGGGCGTGGCAGCCTTCAGCTCCGAGACCCTCAAGGAGCGCCTCACCTTCCTCCAAAAcgccatcggcgccgtccCTTCGCCCTTCGACTGCTGGCTCGCCCACCGCGGTCTGAAGACGCTCCACCTGCGCGCGCGCGAGGCCACCACAAACGCCACAATCGTAGCCCAAGCCCTCGAGGCTTCTCCGCACGTCCTCTCCGTCAACTACCCGGGCCTCGCCTCGCATCCGCACCGCGCCATTGCGATCAAGCAGCACCGCAACGGCATGGGCGGCGGGATGCTCAGTTTCCGGATCAAGGGCGGCCAGCGCGCTGCGCACCTCTTCTGTCAGAATACGAAGATCTTTACGCTGGCGGAGAGCTTGGGTGGTGTGGAGAGTCTCTGTGAGGTTCCCTCGAGCATGACCCATGCGGGTATTCCGAAGGATCAGCGCGAGGCGGCGGGGGTGTTTGATGATCTTGTGCGTGTGAGTTGTGgtgtggaggatggagaggatTTGAAGTTGGATGTGTTGCAGGCTCTAGAGGGGGCTGTGGCGGgtgcggagaagatggttAATGGCAGCTCTTGAGCGGGCAAGTAGATAAAGATCATGAGATAGATGTGCTGTGTCTGGGATCTTCGACAGCTTccttgttttgttttgttttttacCTGTTATGGTGGCACAGAGATAGACTTGCTTTTACTACTGCTTCCGGTGGATATATATATCGCGCATGTGACTCGGTGATGCTTGCATATCTTAATGTTCTTGGGATAGGAGCTGTCTcaatgagaaagaaacacCTACCATTTCCGGATCATCAGTAAATGCTTGAATTATCGCCTAGGTCTTATAGATCTGGCTGCTTGTCTCTGGCGGGGCATATGATCTGCTTAGTCAGCACTCTCCATCCACTGCAATTTTTATATGCAACATGGAGTTACCCTATCGGACAAATTGGGGCACAGCAGGAGCTCGGCTATTGTTTGAATCTACTTGTCTCATCTCCAGTACCAGGCCTCGGTGATCAACTACCTAGATTGGCCCGCCTCGACAATGGCCTTCAGCTTCGGCTTCTCTGGAGATGATATCGATATCGATGAGTTCGAAGGCAATAATGAGATTCCGGGCGTGTCATCTCTACGCGAGAAGGACCATTCACTTCCTGAACTGGTGAAGGCGAGTCAACATGACATGGACAACTGGGTACGTATTCCGCCGATCTCGCACTTGCGTTCGTCCTTTCCAACAGGATCTCGAGTATAAGAAAGGGTTTCGTCATCTCAACTCCTATTCTAACAAGCACACTAGCTCTCTACTCTCCCATCTCAAATATCATACAACACCCTCGCAATCAAGGGGGCCCACCAGATTGCCCGGCGAGAAATCTTCGATATCCGCACCCAGCTGATGGCCGAGGACAGCGCGGGTTACGATAACGAAGCGCTCATTGCCGGGCTGGAAAAGGGCGATATCAAGCCCCAGTTCTATGAGGGTGGGTTCAAGACGTGGGAGTGTGCGTCGGATCTTGCCAGATTGGTGGCTGGGGAGACTGGGGAGGGATATagaggagggcaagaagagGATACTCATTTTATCGAGGTTTGTTTGTCtggtttttttctttttcaccGAATATGATTTGGTATAAACGGATAGAAGCTGACCATATACGCAATGTGTGACTAGTTGGGTGCGGGCACTGCTGTGCCGTCTCTGGCTCTTTTCGCAAGACTTTTATCTCACAC carries:
- a CDS encoding uncharacterized protein (ID:PFLUO_002877-T1.cds;~source:funannotate), translated to MRAVISFATALFAVLATAQSSENSFNNPAGGYTFTAGQTTTLTWKADTPGTVSLLLQQAGGVTTAEAGMAIASKIPNSGTYSWSVPADLVAGQAYTIEIVDDADENDYNFLPQFTVAGATGAASSTPASSSSTPTSTSASMTSTSSSSAASTSATTQTTQTTQTTQMSQMSQTSQTTMSTATTSSSHVSTKSSTSKTASMTPSQSSMPNTNAGVANRVSGGMLAAAIGALAVM
- a CDS encoding uncharacterized protein (ID:PFLUO_002878-T1.cds;~source:funannotate): MSSQGFSFPPPPPPPPPTTVAAQRPPYNSASHGQQLGHWAPRGGGARGGRGRGQGNRRGRGGHDGSRPPAYPANTAGFNNHSPVNYGYPPQPQPTLYMPYPQSQSPSYQLPQNPSAYAPGAPPQSSSQHPYHVYNTPAHSQQTASYPHQPAPGYSNGGLTSTNPMQWGVDMQNGSMHTQQGWPAHPHGASDRKHQPHHHHKRDHSAAFAKPQWTASRIPAPPPVPSFGNPLPSKPPAAVDASRKPPKKRKRKHNQLGLTPKTDEHESSEEDDVDEESKLAAPDAAPLQFTYKGRKSTLQSATDIAAWITERRKKFPTQARVEEKKKAADEAKSTREAAREAAREAARQKNKPGTDPVDEAMRAQQKAEKLRRNLDREQKRFAKAEAEAEAARRRVEALTKATETGTNPEAAVPEEHHVGSPADAHDAAPEPHDLSGLSDDDGDDWTSSSGSSNSSDSESDSAPEEVSARRQGPERVPPPSRDANKKPTVCRYFARHGRCNRGDQCKFSHEVAERGGKTKATAETKGRKGLFQALLERQKEDENRRVMEVIMQLGQGGLLEADPETPSKT
- a CDS encoding uncharacterized protein (ID:PFLUO_002879-T1.cds;~source:funannotate), giving the protein MFILTTLADLIQIAPEDFSKFSAVAIEDNINEKYANKVIQKVGLCISFYDLLESSDGLIGHGTGLVNVNVKFRMIVFRPFRGEIMLGKIAGATDRGIKIGVEFFNDIIVPPELLLDGTRFDYADQVWIWRNDDGTDFYFDVGEVVRFRVESEEWNDQIPNAPDLDGSAPMERKPAYSIRGSMQMAGLGPTSWW
- a CDS encoding uncharacterized protein (ID:PFLUO_002880-T1.cds;~source:funannotate) — its product is MTGSMENGNGVTQPRFGTLAVHAGAPHDPVTGAVIAPISLSTTYEQTSVGNPVGLYEYTRSSNPNRDNFEQAVAALEHAKYALAFSSGSATTATILQSLAAGSHVVSVSDVYGGTHRYFTKVAAAHGVHVTFSPCIELHVEDLIRPNDTKLIWIETPSNPTLGLVDIKAVAEMAHRHGILVVVDNTFMSPYVQNPLDHGADIVIHSVTKYINGHSDVLMGVAAFSSETLKERLTFLQNAIGAVPSPFDCWLAHRGLKTLHLRAREATTNATIVAQALEASPHVLSVNYPGLASHPHRAIAIKQHRNGMGGGMLSFRIKGGQRAAHLFCQNTKIFTLAESLGGVESLCEVPSSMTHAGIPKDQREAAGVFDDLVRVSCGVEDGEDLKLDVLQALEGAVAGAEKMVNGSS